The Candidatus Limnocylindria bacterium genome window below encodes:
- a CDS encoding thymidine kinase: protein MGSSTTHAGLEVIVGSMFSGKSEELIRRMKRAVIARRAVQVFKPAIDSRFNTEQVRSHDGDSFEARPVLVGEEILQLISPDTTVVGIDEVQFFDHAIVGVVRRLVASGHRVICAGLDLDFRGEPFGPVPTLLALAEKVDKLEAICVVCGEAATRTQRIVNGVPAFYDEPIIVIGAKETYEARCRGCHEVPRRAAAATEAANRT from the coding sequence ATAGGATCCTCGACCACCCACGCGGGTCTCGAGGTCATCGTCGGCTCGATGTTCAGCGGAAAGAGCGAGGAGCTCATCCGGCGTATGAAGCGCGCGGTGATCGCGCGCCGTGCCGTGCAGGTCTTCAAGCCCGCCATCGACAGTCGCTTCAACACCGAGCAGGTGCGTTCGCACGACGGCGACTCGTTCGAGGCGCGTCCGGTCTTGGTGGGCGAGGAGATCCTGCAGCTGATATCGCCGGACACGACGGTCGTCGGTATCGACGAGGTGCAGTTCTTCGATCACGCGATCGTCGGCGTGGTGCGCAGGCTGGTGGCGAGCGGCCACCGGGTCATCTGCGCGGGACTCGACCTGGATTTCCGCGGCGAGCCCTTCGGCCCGGTGCCGACGCTGCTCGCGCTCGCGGAGAAGGTCGACAAGCTCGAAGCGATCTGCGTCGTCTGCGGCGAAGCTGCCACGCGGACACAGCGGATCGTCAACGGCGTGCCCGCGTTCTACGACGAGCCGATCATCGTCATCGGCGCGAAAGAGACCTACGAGGCGCGCTGCCGCGGCTGCCACGAAGTGCCGCGCCGCGCCGCCGCGGCGACCGAGGCGGCAAACAGGACGTGA
- a CDS encoding DUF1385 domain-containing protein, whose product MNPPTAYGGQAVIEGVMIRGWRTIGLACRLPSGEIYRYREPLRSLLLRSRLARAPFVRGLIVLWESLSYGTRMLMKSADLQLGVAGGGSMSGGSNAVVFAIALVAALAFFVGIPYFATQAARQLIESSLALNIAEGLLRMILFLGYLFAISFMPDIRRVFMYHGAEHMTIHAFEHGDELVRSKIEPYPTAHPRCGTAFLLFVVVVSIALFAFLPRTNIFVDLVARLALIVPVASISYEVLRFGAAHESSPLMRLFVAPGLLLQGITTRRPDPGMIDVAVASLQEALAGDADAAARTPAAATSPS is encoded by the coding sequence GTGAACCCGCCTACTGCCTACGGCGGACAGGCCGTCATCGAGGGCGTCATGATCCGCGGTTGGCGGACGATCGGCCTCGCGTGCCGTCTCCCGAGCGGCGAGATCTACCGGTATCGCGAGCCGCTGCGCTCGCTGCTGCTGCGATCGCGTCTCGCGCGCGCGCCGTTCGTGCGCGGGCTCATCGTCCTCTGGGAATCGCTCTCCTACGGCACGCGCATGCTCATGAAGTCCGCCGACCTCCAGCTGGGAGTGGCCGGTGGAGGGTCGATGAGCGGCGGCAGCAACGCGGTCGTGTTCGCGATCGCGCTCGTGGCCGCCCTGGCGTTCTTCGTCGGCATCCCGTATTTCGCGACCCAGGCGGCGCGTCAGCTCATCGAGTCGTCGCTTGCGCTGAACATCGCCGAGGGACTTCTCCGGATGATCCTGTTCCTCGGCTATCTCTTCGCCATCTCGTTCATGCCCGACATCCGCCGCGTGTTCATGTACCACGGTGCCGAGCACATGACGATCCACGCGTTCGAGCATGGGGACGAGCTCGTGCGTTCCAAGATCGAGCCCTACCCGACGGCGCACCCTCGCTGTGGCACGGCGTTCCTGCTCTTCGTCGTCGTCGTGTCGATCGCACTGTTCGCGTTCCTGCCGCGGACGAACATCTTCGTAGATCTTGTCGCGCGCCTCGCGCTCATCGTGCCGGTCGCCTCGATCTCGTACGAGGTCCTGCGCTTCGGCGCGGCGCACGAGAGTAGTCCGCTGATGCGGCTGTTCGTCGCGCCCGGACTCCTCCTGCAGGGCATCACGACGCGGCGGCCTGACCCGGGGATGATCGACGTCGCGGTCGCCTCGCTACAGGAGGCGCTCGCCGGCGACGCTGATGCGGCGGCGAGGACACCTGCCGCCGCGACGAGTCCGTCGTGA
- a CDS encoding MBL fold metallo-hydrolase, whose translation MDLTWLGHACFRMRGREGIVLTDPPDPKSGHAIPRTEANLVTISHDHAGHSSLKSVAGEPVVLRGPGEYEVREVLVTGLGTFHDEDKGATRGPNTVFAIRLEELLICHLGDLGHPLASADLERLGDVDIVLVPISGADTNLSAARAAEIVHHLEPKVVVPMSYDPDVQKKDSPFERLLHELGVKELTPVPKLSVTRGSLPENVQVVALDSRAR comes from the coding sequence ATGGACCTGACTTGGTTGGGACACGCTTGCTTCCGCATGCGCGGCCGCGAAGGCATCGTCCTCACCGACCCTCCCGATCCCAAGTCGGGCCACGCCATCCCGCGCACCGAGGCGAACCTGGTGACCATTTCCCATGACCACGCGGGACATTCCAGCCTGAAGTCGGTCGCCGGCGAGCCCGTGGTGCTAAGGGGCCCCGGCGAGTACGAGGTCCGCGAGGTCCTCGTCACGGGCCTCGGCACCTTCCACGACGAGGACAAGGGTGCGACGCGCGGCCCGAACACCGTCTTTGCGATCCGCCTCGAGGAGCTCCTCATCTGCCACCTCGGAGACCTCGGACATCCGCTTGCCTCAGCCGATCTCGAGCGCCTCGGCGATGTCGACATCGTGCTCGTGCCGATCTCGGGCGCCGACACCAACCTCTCCGCGGCGAGAGCCGCCGAGATCGTGCACCACCTCGAGCCAAAGGTCGTCGTCCCGATGTCCTACGACCCGGATGTTCAGAAAAAAGACAGCCCCTTCGAGCGCCTCTTACACGAGCTCGGCGTGAAGGAGCTCACACCCGTCCCGAAGCTTTCGGTCACGCGCGGCTCTCTTCCTGAGAACGTCCAGGTCGTCGCGCTCGACTCGCGCGCGCGGTAG
- a CDS encoding sigma-70 family RNA polymerase sigma factor translates to MGGRRLTRTDQEVVQRCLAGDADAFSTLVERYGGRVYNIALRITGDPDAASDCAQEAFVRAYKALHQYDPALSFGPWIYRIATNASLNHVQRWHAHQTVVDELPESAEPEDSGPEASALRREALSEVVAAMAELPPAYRAALTLRHMQQLSYQEVADTLGIPLGTVKTHLHRARAALRARLAARRREKEA, encoded by the coding sequence ATCGGAGGCCGCCGGCTGACGCGCACCGATCAAGAGGTCGTCCAGCGGTGCCTCGCCGGCGATGCCGACGCCTTCTCCACGCTTGTCGAACGTTACGGAGGCCGGGTGTACAACATCGCGCTGCGCATCACGGGGGACCCCGACGCCGCCTCGGACTGCGCACAGGAGGCGTTCGTCCGCGCGTACAAGGCACTCCATCAATACGACCCGGCACTGTCCTTCGGCCCCTGGATCTACCGCATCGCCACCAACGCGAGCCTGAATCACGTCCAGCGGTGGCACGCGCACCAGACCGTGGTCGACGAGCTGCCCGAGTCGGCCGAGCCGGAGGATTCCGGACCCGAGGCATCGGCGCTCCGGCGCGAGGCGCTATCAGAGGTGGTCGCGGCGATGGCGGAGCTTCCGCCGGCGTACCGCGCGGCCCTGACGCTTCGTCATATGCAGCAGCTGTCCTATCAAGAGGTGGCCGACACTCTGGGCATCCCGCTCGGGACCGTGAAGACACATCTGCATCGGGCGCGCGCCGCGCTGAGGGCGCGCCTCGCGGCGCGGCGGAGGGAGAAAGAGGCATGA
- the prfA gene encoding peptide chain release factor 1: MSDPLTPGLRRRLAKVEARYDELTRLMADPETTGSHERIREVGQELSQLTPVVETVRALRDAEKRLEEARLLVDSDDGDLRDIAREDLATASRQLEESLAKLRSQLVPRDPLDEKNVIVEIRAGEGGEEAALFAADLYRMFARYAERHRWKVEVLSQSDSEKGGFKEIIFRIAGNGAYSKLKFESGVHRVQRVPATEAQGRIHTSTATVAVLPEAEEIDIQIPESDLKIDVYRAGGKGGQGVNTTDSAVRITHIPTGEVVTCQDERSQLKNKAKAMAVLRARLLAREQERRELETGTARRAQIGRGERSEKMRTYNFPQDRLTDKRLGYNLSNLERRMDGDIDDMIDALAQQDEAERLSSLEEDTD; the protein is encoded by the coding sequence GTGAGCGATCCACTCACCCCCGGCCTGCGCCGGCGCCTCGCGAAGGTAGAGGCCCGGTACGACGAGCTCACGAGGCTGATGGCCGATCCCGAGACGACCGGTAGCCACGAGCGCATCCGCGAGGTCGGACAAGAGCTCTCGCAGCTGACGCCCGTGGTCGAAACGGTCCGCGCCCTCCGCGATGCCGAGAAGCGACTGGAAGAGGCACGGCTGCTCGTCGACTCCGACGACGGCGACCTGCGCGACATCGCGCGCGAGGATCTCGCGACCGCGTCGCGCCAGCTCGAGGAGTCGCTCGCGAAGCTCCGCAGCCAGCTCGTGCCACGCGATCCGCTCGACGAGAAGAACGTCATCGTCGAGATCCGCGCCGGTGAGGGCGGGGAAGAGGCCGCGCTGTTCGCGGCCGACCTGTACCGGATGTTCGCGCGCTACGCCGAGCGTCATCGCTGGAAGGTCGAGGTCCTGTCGCAGAGCGATTCCGAGAAGGGCGGCTTCAAGGAGATCATCTTCCGGATCGCGGGCAATGGCGCGTACAGCAAGCTCAAGTTCGAGTCCGGCGTCCACCGCGTACAGCGCGTGCCCGCGACCGAGGCGCAGGGTCGCATCCACACGTCGACCGCGACGGTCGCCGTGCTGCCCGAGGCCGAGGAGATCGACATCCAGATCCCGGAGAGCGATCTCAAGATCGACGTGTACCGGGCCGGTGGGAAGGGCGGGCAGGGCGTGAACACGACGGACTCCGCCGTCCGCATCACGCACATTCCGACCGGCGAGGTCGTGACCTGCCAGGACGAGCGATCCCAGCTGAAGAACAAAGCGAAGGCGATGGCGGTCCTGCGCGCACGGCTCCTCGCGCGCGAGCAGGAGCGACGCGAGCTCGAGACCGGCACAGCGCGCCGCGCGCAGATCGGCCGCGGCGAACGCTCCGAGAAGATGCGCACCTACAACTTCCCGCAGGACCGGCTCACCGACAAGCGGCTCGGCTACAACCTGTCGAACCTCGAGCGGCGTATGGACGGTGACATCGACGACATGATCGATGCGCTGGCTCAGCAGGACGAGGCCGAGCGACTCTCGAGCCTCGAGGAGGATACGGACTAG
- the rplU gene encoding 50S ribosomal protein L21, with protein MYAIVRSGGKQYRVEEGALVSVDTVAGKVGDTVTLGDILVIADGDNVKAGQPALGGAKVTAEIVAHGKGPKIQVLRYKNKTRQRRARGHRQSETTIRITKIEA; from the coding sequence ATGTACGCCATCGTCCGCAGCGGCGGTAAGCAGTACCGCGTCGAAGAGGGAGCCCTCGTCAGCGTCGACACCGTCGCCGGTAAGGTCGGTGACACCGTCACGCTCGGCGACATCCTCGTCATCGCGGACGGCGACAACGTCAAGGCCGGCCAGCCGGCGCTCGGCGGCGCGAAGGTGACGGCGGAGATCGTGGCCCACGGCAAGGGCCCGAAGATCCAGGTCCTCCGTTACAAGAACAAGACGCGCCAGCGTCGCGCGCGCGGGCACCGCCAGTCGGAGACGACCATCCGCATCACGAAGATCGAGGCATAA
- the rpmE gene encoding 50S ribosomal protein L31 — MKEKIHPKYMQAKVQCACGNTFMTGSTKPELHVEVCAKCHPFFTGKQHILDIQGRVDRFNKRYGTKQAEQPAAKAEAAPGR; from the coding sequence ATGAAGGAAAAGATCCACCCCAAGTACATGCAGGCCAAGGTGCAGTGCGCCTGTGGCAACACGTTCATGACCGGATCGACGAAGCCCGAGCTTCACGTCGAGGTCTGCGCGAAGTGCCACCCGTTCTTCACCGGCAAGCAGCACATCCTCGACATCCAGGGTCGCGTCGATCGCTTCAACAAGCGATACGGGACCAAGCAGGCGGAGCAGCCGGCCGCGAAGGCGGAGGCCGCTCCGGGCCGTTAG
- the rpmA gene encoding 50S ribosomal protein L27, with product MAHKKGAGSTRNGRDSAGQRLGVKEFAGSQVEAGTVLVRQRGTRLLAGENVGVGKDHTLFALVAGEVKYTPARDDRRKVNVIPAA from the coding sequence ATGGCACACAAGAAAGGCGCAGGCTCAACACGCAACGGTCGCGACTCCGCCGGGCAGCGGCTCGGCGTGAAGGAGTTCGCCGGCTCGCAGGTCGAGGCGGGGACCGTCCTCGTGCGCCAGCGCGGCACGCGCCTTCTAGCCGGCGAGAACGTCGGCGTCGGCAAGGACCACACCCTCTTTGCGCTCGTCGCCGGTGAGGTGAAGTACACACCAGCGCGCGACGACCGGCGCAAGGTCAACGTCATCCCCGCGGCATAG